The stretch of DNA TGCTGCCCTGGGCGATGACATCGGTGAACCGCTCGAAGCTGAGCAAGGGCCCGGCGTCGTAAGGCAGTTCATAGAGAGCCACGGTCGACGCGTCGTCGGCGGGCGCCCGCACCCCGAAGGCGGCGGCGTCGGCGACGCCCATGTCATCGACGAGGACATAGAGCCCATCCCGCCCGAGCCGATCGTGCACGGCCCCGAGCAGCCGATCGCCGCTGCTGCCCTGCTCGGGCAGTACGAGGACGTAGGTGGGGACCTTGGTCCGCTGGGCCAGTTTCTTGAACTGCGGGGCGGTGGAGCGGGGGATCTCGCGGGGGAGCTGGTCGGTGACGTGGACGGGGTTGGAGTGGAGGAGGGCGGCCAGGGCGGCGGCTTGGGTGGGAGCGTCGCCCTGCGGGGCCGGGGCCTGGGCCGGGGCGTCCTCGGCGGACGAAACAGGCGAGGGGTTCGCGACGGCAGGTGCCGCGCCCCCGCCAAAGAGGAGGAGGGCACAGAGGATGGCGAGCAACGCGGGGCGGCGGCGCCTGGCATGGTCATAGTGGCCGTGATGGCCGGTGTGCGGTATGTCCGTCCCCGTGGCCTCCTCGGCGACGGCCTTCGTGCCGACTCCGTACCCCGCCATACTCACCCGTCCCACCCCGACGCTCATTGGGCGCACTTTACTGTCGCGACGAGTGCGTTTCCATGGGTGACTATGTCGCGCAAGCCTTCGCAGAGGACGTAGGAGGGGCTGATTCCGTCCGACGGCCAAATCGAGAACACCGAGTGTGCGGCGGCGAAGGTGATGCGTACGTCCGCGTTGACGAAAAGGGAATGGACCGCACCGCGGGCGGCGCGGTCACCTGTTGTGCGTAGCCCGTAGCCCGTAGCCCGCTGGCGAACTTGGCCGCTGTACGCAGGAGCAGGTTCTCGTCGGGGGAGGGGTACCAGTCCATGGGCGGTCAGTCCGCAGCGTCCGCGGAGCCCGACGCCGGGTGTCCGCCGGGAGGTTCCTCAAAACTCACCGTCTGGAGGATGGCCGCCATGATGTCGCAGAACTCGGTCCAGTAGTCCGTGGACGCGGTGTGGAGCGTGAATACCGCGGTGAACGGACCCGTAGGGAAAGGGACATGGACCTGTATCTGCCCGGTGAGCAGGTCCATCGGCTCGCCGGTCGCGGTCACTTGCGGGCTCAGCTTGTACTTGGTCAGCGTGATGCAGGAGACCGCCGGCCCGCATGGCAGGTCGAGCCAGCGGGCGTCGTTGTGCGGCTCTCGGGAGAGGGCCGCCAGAATGCCCTGGGCGGCGATGTCGGTGTCCCCAGCGGCCTGGTCCGTCGGAACGGCGGCCACGGTGAAGGCACACTGGGCGACACCGCCGGCGCCTTCGTACCGTGCCTCGACCACGCCGCCGCCCTCAGCAGCCCCCGCCACCGCCTTCGCGGTCGCCTCCTCGTCCTCGTCCGCATCCGCCTCCGCATCCGCCGTGGAGAAGAGCCCCATCGCCGAGTACGAGACGCCGGTGTCCGCCATCATCTCGGCGACGCCCGCGTAATAGGGGGCGGCCGGCTCCCAGATGCTTTCGTCGCCGCGGGAGTAGAGGCCCCGTACGAACTCCTGTGAGCGTGCGGCACGTTCCTCGGGGGTAGCGGCGAGGGGGAGGGCGAAGAAGCCGTCGGGGACGTTGAACCAGAGGGGCGGGGGCTCCTCGTCGGCGTGCAGGGGCGGGATCGCGCTCGTGGAGTCGGCGGAGGTTGTCATAGTGGGGGACCGTCCTGGTCGGAAGCAGATGCGGCGTCGAGCCCTGGAAGTCGGCGAGCTCAGGAAGCCGTCGGGCTCCGGAACCCGCTCCAGCGGCCGGCGGGGTCTAGAAGTCGTCCGGGTGGTAGTCCTTGGGATCCACCTCTGCGCCGTCGGCGTCCATGAGCATGTCGTTCTCGGAGAGGCCGAAGAACGAGTCGACTTCGTACGACCTCAGGAACCCGACATGGAAGTGGCCGCAGGGGTGGCGACTGACCACAGGACTCCCGTGGTCCGACGAGGCCGGGGCCTCCGCGACGAAGTTCTCGACCGCGGTCCGCTGCGCGGGTGTGAGGTCGTCGAGCGGGATCAGGGCGAGAGGATGGCGCAGGTACCGGGCGAACTTCCCCGGCGTGATCGCGTGCAGCCGGCACCAGGAGTCGTCGTCGAAGACGACCTTGACGTCGGTACTGCTCTTGAAGGGCTTCGGCTCCACCCGGCTGATCCGCGACCGGGAGACCTCCCAGAGCACTTCGTCGTCGATGAGGCTGTCGTTCTTCTTGGAGTACGGGAAGCCCACGACGACCAGTCGGCGATCGGTGACGATCGCGTGCGTGCGGTAGTGCTTCTCGGGGGAGCGGGCTGGATCCAGCTGCCACGGCAGGGTGCGGGCGAGGGAACCGGGAGCGGCCCACATGACGGGGAAGTCCTCGACCTCGTCGGCGGGGTCGTCCGGGGTGTCGGAGCCTGATGCCGGACCCGAGCCGCCGCTGACGTTTCCCCCCGCTGAGCTGAGTACGGCCATGATGGCGCCGCCCAGCGCGATCAGGCCACCCTTCCCCACCTTCCGTGCGACGGTGCCACCAGTCGAATGGGCCGCGTAGACAGGGCCTTCGGGCCAGCCGGAAAGCTCGCTCTGGATGTCACGACGCTCGGTGTCGCGGAACCAGCGCATGCCCCGGACGCGCGTAGCCTCGCCGGTGGCGAAGGTGGCGTACGCACGGGTGAGGAGCGTTTCGCCCGGTTCGGGCTGCCAAGTGTCCATACCGGAAAGCATCCTCCTACGTGGTGCCCCTAGGCCCTTTGTCCTGCATCCTCATATTTCGTGCCGGACGCTCATCCACCTGCGCTCATCCGGCCACGCGGGGCGTCGTCCGCCGCGCTCATCAGCCCGTCGCCGACTTCTCGAACTGGTCACCAGGGAAGAGGGCTTCTCCCACGTGCTGATGGATGCTCTCGATCTTGGGGAAGATCTTGAGCCCCGCGTCCATGGCGATACCGGCACCCAGGGGGTTGATGTTCACCCCAGGGATGAGGTTGGCGCCCTTGGAACCGAGCCACTGACCTGCGTGGTAACCCTGGTTGGCGATGCCGCCCATGCGCGAAGCCAGGCCGCTGGTGGCATGGGAGACCTCGTACACGTTGTCCGCCATGCCGCCGAGCACCACCTTGCCGGGCAGTAGCTTGAGGCCCCCCTCGACGAAGCCGGCCTGCTCGCCGGTGGAGATCAGCATGCGCGCTCTGCCGATGTTGGTCGCCTGGAACCCCTTGCCGAGATTGCCGGCCTTGGCGAGCCCGGCGGCCCTGGCCAACTTCGTGGTCTTCCCGGCCACCTTGATGCCCTTGCTGAAGGCGCCGATCCCTGGCATCAACCCCACCGCGTCCATCCCGATGGACATCCAACTCACGTCCGCACCCGCCCCCTTGGCGACCCCGTGCGCCACCAGCGCGAGCCCGCTCGCGATGAGCGCGGCCGTGCCGAAGATTGCCGCGAGCGGCGGGAACGGCAGCGTGATGATGGCCAGCAGGCCCAGCACCGCGGTCAGGTCGCTCAACAGGTCGCCGATCAGTTTGATCATGTCGGCGTGGTCCTTGATCCACTGACCCGTGGCGTCCCACGCGTCAGCGACACCCTTGGTGAGCTTGTCCCAGAAGCCGGGCTCGTCCGGGGCGATGTCACCCGCCTTGTCGAGCTCCTTACTGATCCGCCCGGCGGCACGCGCGTACCGGTCCTCGAGGTCATGAACCTTGCCGGTGACCTCGTCGACGTCGCCGGAAGCCTTGCCGAGCTCCTTGCTCCCCTTGCCCTCGGCCTTCGTCTCGGCCTCCTGCCTGGCGTCGAGCTTCTCCCCGGCCGACTTCTCAAGGCGGTCAGCCTCATCCTGGAAGTCCTGGAGCTCGCCGGCCCACTTGTGCAGCGCCCGGGAGGCCTTGTCGAACGACTCGTGGCTCTTGCGGACGAGGGGAGTGACGTCCTGGCCTATGTACTCGGTGAAGGCGAGCGCGGTCTTGCCCTTCCAGGCCCCGCACTCGATCCGCTCCAAGTCCCGTACGGCGTTGCCGAGTTCCGTCGCGAGTCCGCCCAGCTTCTTCGCGAGCTCGCGGGTGTCGGTCACGTCCCCGGGGGTGGGGTCCCAGCCGATGTGCGGGAAGGCAGGCCGACGCCCCACGTCAGTTGCCCTTCTTCTTCGAGTCCGCCTTCTTCGAGTCCGCCTTGGCCGACTTGAGCGACTCGGCCAGCTCCTGGTCAAGCTCGCTGAACTTCTCGCCGATCTTGTTGATCATCTTGACGGCGCCGTGCGTGTGCTTGCCGAGCTGCTTGACGCCGTAGCCCCACTCGTCGGCGAACTCGTGCACGTCCTCGACGAGTTCGCCCGCGCCGACGACAGAGCCGTCGGCCCCGCGGAGGGTGCGGCGGGCGGCATCCATGCGGTCGCTCACCGTGGAGAAGGTCTTCCGCAGGTCTTCGAAGATCGTGTCGTCGAGGCGCAGGTCGCTCACGTGGTGTCCCCCGGATCCCTCTGGGCGGTCGTCGTACCGGAACCCGGCGGCTGTCCACACTCGAGTCCCGTGAGACGAGGCTATCGCCAGGGGGCTTAACGCTATTCATGGGGTGGAGGACTTGCTAGGGCGAACCAAAGGGCTTAGTTGGGCGACGGGAGGCAGAATGTGGAGGGGCAGTGAAGGTGAAGTCCGGCACGTCAGGTGGCTATCCGGCGATCACCAGCACTTTTTCCCCTCCCTTTGCCTCTCTCTTTGCTTCCATTTACTTCTTGATTTGCGGGCGGGACCCAACTGAATGAGTGGGCAACCGCCAGATAAGCCGCATGGATAGCCGCAGGCCGTGATGCGGTCGAGTCGCCCGACGCCACCGGTTACACCAACCGGTCACGTCACCGGTTGATGGACTGGATCTCCTCGACCGTGAT from Streptomyces sp. BA2 encodes:
- a CDS encoding enoyl-CoA hydratase/isomerase family protein, with product MGRRPAFPHIGWDPTPGDVTDTRELAKKLGGLATELGNAVRDLERIECGAWKGKTALAFTEYIGQDVTPLVRKSHESFDKASRALHKWAGELQDFQDEADRLEKSAGEKLDARQEAETKAEGKGSKELGKASGDVDEVTGKVHDLEDRYARAAGRISKELDKAGDIAPDEPGFWDKLTKGVADAWDATGQWIKDHADMIKLIGDLLSDLTAVLGLLAIITLPFPPLAAIFGTAALIASGLALVAHGVAKGAGADVSWMSIGMDAVGLMPGIGAFSKGIKVAGKTTKLARAAGLAKAGNLGKGFQATNIGRARMLISTGEQAGFVEGGLKLLPGKVVLGGMADNVYEVSHATSGLASRMGGIANQGYHAGQWLGSKGANLIPGVNINPLGAGIAMDAGLKIFPKIESIHQHVGEALFPGDQFEKSATG